The proteins below come from a single Saccharophagus degradans 2-40 genomic window:
- a CDS encoding type II secretion system protein N codes for MANILKKFARLLVILALVAYFLFLVLSRVPAAYAVSAVHNAVPNLWLTGVRGTLWNGQAGASQVDIAGNPIALGKVSWTLSPWSLLVLSPCVEFKASQARQNISGKLCQSAGGTTKLKNVSIDGSVAIVNALLPNGGKASGTGSIEVISAEVTPQSIQKMDARVSWQNARVFADGTWFSLGSYAANVKENGRGGLAADVFDLDAPFQTKLNADWMANQGWKLNGTVKPLSNAPELLVQALPVIGEELEDGAYKIVW; via the coding sequence ATGGCAAATATACTTAAAAAATTCGCCCGTTTACTCGTTATTCTTGCGTTAGTGGCGTACTTTCTGTTTTTGGTTTTATCGCGTGTGCCTGCGGCCTATGCGGTATCGGCTGTGCACAATGCTGTACCCAACTTATGGTTAACCGGTGTGCGCGGTACTTTGTGGAACGGCCAAGCCGGCGCAAGCCAAGTAGACATAGCGGGCAACCCTATTGCGCTAGGTAAAGTGTCTTGGACCCTGAGCCCATGGTCTTTATTAGTGTTAAGCCCATGCGTGGAATTTAAGGCGAGTCAAGCCAGACAAAATATTTCGGGTAAGTTATGTCAGTCGGCCGGCGGTACAACCAAGCTAAAAAATGTATCGATTGATGGCTCAGTAGCTATAGTCAATGCGTTGTTACCTAATGGTGGCAAAGCGAGTGGTACAGGCTCTATAGAAGTCATTTCGGCTGAGGTCACACCGCAATCCATTCAAAAAATGGACGCACGTGTTAGCTGGCAGAACGCGCGCGTATTCGCCGATGGCACTTGGTTTTCGCTTGGCTCTTATGCGGCTAATGTAAAAGAAAATGGTCGCGGCGGTTTAGCGGCAGATGTATTTGACTTGGATGCCCCATTTCAAACCAAGCTAAATGCCGATTGGATGGCCAATCAAGGTTGGAAGCTAAACGGCACGGTTAAACCGCTTAGCAATGCGCCAGAACTTTTGGTGCAAGCACTGCCTGTTATTGGTGAAGAGTTAGAAGACGGCGCCTATAAAATAGTTTGGTAA
- a CDS encoding type II secretion system protein M, whose protein sequence is MNYVNEFKEWWGNASSRDQISLVVCSVCVALYILFMGVLSPLYDMRDAQVRSHESAVVTLARVKELAAQIKGSGEGNGRSGGPSIVDLVDSSLRSHGLRLSNMQPSGRSDVRLRLDEVSFNSLLAWLNEMEVEKGLQVKDMSIAESSNIGMVSVTLRLHQEN, encoded by the coding sequence CCGCGATCAAATATCGCTGGTTGTGTGCTCGGTGTGCGTTGCACTCTACATATTATTTATGGGCGTACTTTCACCGCTTTACGATATGCGTGACGCACAGGTGCGCTCACACGAATCTGCAGTGGTTACTTTGGCGCGCGTAAAAGAGTTAGCGGCACAAATTAAAGGCAGCGGCGAAGGTAATGGTCGCAGCGGTGGCCCTTCTATTGTTGACTTGGTTGATTCTAGCTTGCGCAGCCATGGTTTGCGCTTATCCAATATGCAACCAAGTGGTCGTTCAGACGTGCGTTTGCGTTTGGATGAAGTGTCGTTTAACAGTTTGCTTGCATGGCTAAATGAAATGGAAGTTGAAAAGGGTCTGCAAGTTAAAGATATGTCCATTGCAGAAAGCTCCAATATTGGGATGGTATCCGTTACGCTTCGGCTCCACCAAGAAAACTAA